A genome region from Sphingobacteriaceae bacterium GW460-11-11-14-LB5 includes the following:
- a CDS encoding GNAT family N-acetyltransferase → MFASVTLRTDRFLLRQFCSDDLKFIFEGLSHPDVIRYYGVRYASLEETNEQLIWFNDLQKNETGIWWAICDKESLDPLGAIGFNDLSKTDQKAEIGFWLLPTHWGKGIIKEVANPICNYVFEKLGLRKIEAMVETQNENSKRVLQKLDFDYQKTMESCEIKNDKLISLAIYVKLKPEDI, encoded by the coding sequence ATGTTTGCTTCAGTTACATTACGCACTGATAGATTTTTATTGAGGCAATTTTGTTCTGACGATCTAAAATTTATTTTTGAAGGATTATCACATCCTGATGTGATTCGCTATTATGGTGTGCGTTATGCAAGCCTAGAGGAAACCAATGAGCAATTGATCTGGTTCAATGACCTTCAAAAAAATGAAACAGGTATCTGGTGGGCAATCTGTGATAAAGAAAGCCTTGATCCTTTAGGTGCCATAGGATTTAATGATTTAAGTAAAACGGATCAAAAGGCTGAAATAGGTTTCTGGCTCTTGCCCACACATTGGGGAAAAGGTATTATTAAAGAGGTAGCTAATCCAATTTGCAACTATGTCTTCGAGAAATTAGGCTTAAGAAAAATCGAGGCTATGGTTGAAACTCAAAACGAAAACAGTAAAAGGGTCTTGCAAAAACTTGATTTTGATTATCAAAAAACAATGGAGAGCTGTGAAATTAAAAACGATAAGCTTATCAGTTTAGCAATTTATGTAAAACTAAAGCCCGAAGATATTTAA
- a CDS encoding DNA-3-methyladenine glycosylase encodes MQNSITRCTWAGSDPLYIKYHDEEWGKPVYDDKILFEFLILEGAQAGLSWITILRRRENYRKAFAGFDVNKVAVFTEKDVERLMNDEGIIRNRLKINGAITNAKLFIEIQKEFGSFSKYMWGFVPGGKPIQNHIEKMSDVPPRTELSDQISKDMKKRGFKFFGTTICYAHMQATGMVNDHLLNCCAR; translated from the coding sequence ATGCAAAACTCAATAACCCGTTGCACCTGGGCTGGCTCCGATCCGCTTTATATCAAATACCATGATGAAGAATGGGGAAAGCCTGTTTACGATGATAAAATCTTATTTGAGTTTTTAATACTGGAAGGTGCTCAGGCTGGTTTAAGCTGGATTACCATACTTCGAAGAAGGGAAAACTACCGTAAAGCTTTTGCTGGTTTTGATGTGAACAAGGTAGCTGTTTTTACTGAAAAAGATGTAGAACGCTTAATGAACGATGAGGGCATTATCCGCAACCGTTTAAAAATTAACGGTGCCATTACCAACGCTAAACTGTTTATCGAAATCCAGAAAGAATTTGGCAGTTTCTCTAAATACATGTGGGGTTTTGTTCCTGGAGGTAAACCGATCCAAAATCACATCGAAAAAATGAGCGATGTTCCGCCAAGGACTGAACTATCCGACCAAATCAGTAAAGACATGAAAAAACGGGGCTTTAAATTTTTCGGCACCACGATCTGTTACGCCCACATGCAGGCGACCGGCATGGTTAACGATCATTTACTAAACTGTTGCGCAAGGTAA
- a CDS encoding carboxymuconolactone decarboxylase family protein yields MGKLVEEFNGYREKMNDRIMETANTNIKRFFALDTTSYADGALDVKTKEMLGLVASMVLRCDDCIKYHLGKCFDAGVNHEEMNEIFMIANLVGGSIVIPHYRRAVEYWDELSSELGV; encoded by the coding sequence ATGGGAAAGCTTGTAGAAGAATTTAACGGCTATCGTGAGAAAATGAACGATAGGATAATGGAAACGGCGAACACAAATATTAAACGTTTTTTTGCCCTGGATACCACCTCCTATGCTGATGGAGCTTTAGATGTTAAAACGAAAGAGATGTTAGGTCTGGTAGCCTCAATGGTTTTGCGTTGTGATGATTGCATTAAATACCATTTAGGTAAATGTTTTGATGCCGGCGTAAACCATGAGGAGATGAACGAAATTTTCATGATTGCCAATCTGGTGGGTGGTAGTATTGTAATTCCTCATTACAGGAGAGCTGTGGAGTATTGGGATGAGTTGAGTTCGGAGTTGGGCGTTTAG
- a CDS encoding cysteine methyltransferase: MDTNFYEQVYEIARLIPKGRVTSYGAIAKSLGAAKSSRMVGHAMLYAGTAHPKVPAHRVVNSSGLLTGKFHFKPPELMEELLRNEGVEVKNDKVVNFKKVFWNPIEEITI; the protein is encoded by the coding sequence ATGGATACCAACTTTTACGAACAGGTTTATGAGATTGCCCGGTTAATTCCGAAGGGAAGGGTAACCTCTTATGGAGCCATCGCTAAAAGTTTGGGTGCTGCAAAATCATCACGAATGGTGGGGCATGCCATGCTTTATGCCGGAACAGCCCACCCCAAAGTACCTGCCCATAGGGTAGTAAACAGTAGTGGTTTACTGACCGGGAAGTTTCATTTCAAACCTCCGGAGTTAATGGAAGAACTGTTAAGAAACGAAGGCGTTGAAGTAAAGAACGATAAGGTGGTTAACTTTAAAAAGGTATTCTGGAATCCGATTGAAGAAATTACAATATAA
- a CDS encoding tRNA (guanosine(46)-N7)-methyltransferase TrmB, protein MGKDKLRRFAEIETFANVYQLEQGKALKGNWASAHFKNTNPIVLELACGKGEYSVNLARLFPEKNFIGVDYKGNRIWRGAKTAIEDGINNVAFLRIQIENLLDYFNEGEIDEIWITFPDPQPQDSREKKRLTFPAFLNRYKLVLKPGGNVNLKTDNDQLYAYTCEKVAELGLPVHKNTDHLYTSDLVDEVLSIKTYYEKKYLLHDKNINYIQFSFE, encoded by the coding sequence TTGGGTAAAGATAAACTTAGGCGTTTTGCAGAAATCGAAACATTTGCAAACGTATATCAACTGGAACAAGGAAAAGCTTTAAAGGGAAACTGGGCTTCAGCACATTTTAAAAATACGAATCCCATTGTGCTTGAGCTGGCATGTGGAAAAGGCGAATATTCGGTGAATTTAGCCAGGCTGTTCCCTGAAAAAAACTTTATAGGCGTTGATTATAAAGGCAACCGCATTTGGAGGGGGGCCAAAACAGCTATTGAAGATGGAATTAACAATGTTGCTTTTTTAAGAATCCAGATTGAAAATTTACTGGATTATTTTAACGAAGGAGAAATTGACGAGATCTGGATCACTTTCCCCGATCCGCAACCACAAGATAGCCGTGAGAAAAAACGGTTGACTTTTCCAGCATTCCTGAACCGTTATAAACTTGTTTTAAAGCCGGGAGGTAATGTTAATTTGAAAACAGATAACGACCAATTGTATGCTTATACTTGCGAAAAAGTGGCAGAATTAGGCTTGCCTGTACATAAAAATACCGATCATCTGTATACTTCTGATCTAGTTGATGAGGTATTGTCGATCAAAACCTATTACGAGAAAAAATACTTGCTACACGATAAAAATATTAATTATATTCAGTTTTCTTTTGAATAA
- a CDS encoding GDP-fucose synthetase, which produces MEKNAKIYVAGHRGMVGSAIYRKLQKEGYEHIVTKTSGELDLRNQQAVTDFFAAEKPDYVFLAAAKVGGIVANNTYRADFLYENLAIQNNVIHNAYVSGVKKLMFLGSSCIYPKMAPQPLKEDYLLTGILEHTNEPYAIAKIAGIKMCDAYRDQYGCNFISVMPTNLYGFNDNYHPQNSHVLPALIRKVHEAKANNEKEVVVWGSGSPMREFLFADDLADACYFLMQNYNEPHLINIGTGHDLTIKDLALLIKDVLGFEGKLVFDATKPDGTPRKLMDVSKLHNLGWKHKIELPEGIALAYQDFESRY; this is translated from the coding sequence GTGGAAAAAAACGCTAAAATATATGTTGCAGGCCATCGTGGCATGGTGGGTTCGGCCATTTACCGCAAACTGCAAAAAGAGGGTTATGAGCATATTGTAACTAAAACTTCGGGCGAATTAGATTTACGCAACCAACAGGCCGTTACAGATTTCTTTGCTGCAGAAAAACCAGACTACGTATTTCTTGCCGCCGCAAAAGTGGGTGGAATTGTAGCCAACAATACTTATCGCGCCGACTTTCTTTATGAGAATTTAGCCATACAAAATAATGTAATCCACAATGCTTATGTAAGTGGCGTTAAAAAACTCATGTTTTTGGGTTCGAGTTGTATTTATCCTAAAATGGCTCCACAGCCCCTAAAAGAAGATTACCTTTTAACCGGAATTTTGGAGCACACCAACGAGCCTTATGCCATTGCAAAAATTGCAGGCATCAAAATGTGTGATGCCTACCGCGATCAGTATGGCTGTAATTTTATCTCGGTAATGCCAACAAATTTGTATGGTTTTAATGATAACTATCACCCTCAAAATTCGCATGTTTTACCTGCTTTGATCCGTAAGGTACATGAGGCAAAAGCAAACAACGAAAAAGAAGTAGTGGTTTGGGGATCGGGTTCGCCCATGCGCGAATTTTTATTCGCCGATGATTTAGCAGATGCCTGTTATTTCTTAATGCAAAACTATAACGAGCCGCACCTGATCAATATTGGTACGGGACACGATTTAACCATTAAAGACCTGGCTTTATTGATTAAAGATGTTTTGGGCTTTGAAGGAAAATTGGTGTTTGATGCCACTAAACCCGATGGAACACCACGTAAATTAATGGACGTAAGCAAACTCCACAATTTAGGCTGGAAACATAAAATCGAGCTCCCTGAGGGTATAGCTTTGGCTTATCAGGATTTCGAAAGCAGATATTAA
- a CDS encoding DNA-binding transcriptional regulator OxyR, whose product MTLVQLEYIVAVDTYRSFVTAADKCFVTQPTLSMQVQKLEELISVKIFDRSKQPVSPTEIGAQIIAQARIILQESGKIKELISSQQQDVLGELRIGVIPTVAPYLLPEVISAMLDKYPELKLLIWEYTTEDIIHHLKTGVLDCGILATPLTDPNITETPLYYENFVSYISKNSKLYKKKAVDAEDLNDENIWLLNEGHCMRNQVLNICRSTKNNRLQGLEYNTGSVETLVRMVDLNGGATLLPELAITELNAKQTNKIRHFKSPEPVREISLVTHKNFIKKRMLNALKDEILEIIPKTMKQKKKKDIVGI is encoded by the coding sequence ATGACTTTAGTTCAGCTAGAATATATTGTTGCTGTAGATACTTACAGAAGTTTTGTTACTGCTGCAGATAAGTGTTTTGTAACGCAACCTACCTTAAGCATGCAGGTGCAAAAACTGGAGGAACTGATTAGCGTTAAAATTTTCGATAGGAGCAAACAGCCTGTAAGCCCGACTGAAATTGGCGCCCAGATTATTGCCCAGGCCAGAATTATTTTACAGGAAAGCGGCAAGATTAAAGAACTCATCAGCAGTCAGCAGCAGGATGTTCTTGGCGAATTAAGAATAGGTGTTATCCCAACTGTTGCACCATATCTGCTGCCCGAAGTGATTTCGGCCATGCTGGATAAATACCCTGAACTAAAACTTTTAATCTGGGAATATACCACCGAAGATATTATTCACCACCTAAAAACAGGTGTATTGGATTGCGGTATTTTGGCCACACCACTTACCGACCCGAACATTACCGAAACCCCATTATATTACGAAAACTTTGTAAGCTACATCAGTAAAAACAGCAAGCTTTACAAAAAGAAAGCAGTTGATGCCGAAGATTTGAATGACGAAAATATCTGGCTTTTAAACGAGGGTCATTGTATGCGCAATCAGGTATTGAACATTTGCCGTTCCACCAAAAACAACAGGTTACAAGGACTGGAATACAACACCGGTAGTGTAGAAACCCTGGTGCGCATGGTTGATTTAAACGGAGGTGCAACATTATTGCCTGAATTGGCCATAACCGAATTAAATGCAAAACAGACCAATAAAATCCGTCATTTTAAATCGCCTGAGCCTGTGCGCGAGATCAGTCTGGTCACACATAAAAACTTCATTAAAAAGCGAATGCTTAATGCTTTAAAAGATGAGATTTTAGAAATTATCCCTAAAACCATGAAGCAAAAAAAGAAAAAAGATATTGTTGGGATATAA
- a CDS encoding superoxide dismutase has translation MAFELPALHYATDALEPHIDKTTMEIHHDKHHQAYVTNLNKALEGKAEATSSIEEIVKHISKFPAAVRNNGGGHYNHSLFWNILGPNKGGEPTGDLAKAINETFGSFADLKTKLQEAGATRFGSGWAWLSVGADKKLQVSSTPNQDNPLMDVAEVKGTPILGIDVWEHAYYLKYQNKRPDYLAAIWNVINWDAVAELYKKAL, from the coding sequence ATGGCTTTTGAATTACCTGCGTTACATTACGCAACCGATGCATTAGAACCGCATATTGATAAAACTACCATGGAAATCCACCATGATAAACACCATCAAGCTTACGTTACCAACCTAAACAAAGCGTTAGAAGGTAAAGCAGAGGCGACTTCGAGCATCGAGGAAATTGTAAAACACATTTCAAAATTCCCTGCTGCTGTTAGAAACAATGGTGGTGGCCACTATAATCACTCCTTATTCTGGAACATTTTAGGTCCAAATAAAGGTGGTGAGCCAACTGGCGATTTAGCTAAAGCAATTAACGAAACTTTTGGTTCATTTGCTGATCTTAAAACTAAATTACAAGAAGCTGGTGCTACCCGTTTTGGTTCTGGCTGGGCCTGGTTATCAGTTGGTGCTGATAAAAAACTTCAGGTTTCTTCTACACCAAACCAGGATAATCCTTTAATGGATGTTGCTGAAGTTAAAGGAACACCAATTTTAGGTATCGATGTTTGGGAACACGCATATTACTTAAAATACCAGAACAAACGCCCTGATTATTTAGCGGCAATCTGGAATGTAATTAACTGGGATGCAGTTGCTGAGCTTTACAAAAAAGCTTTATAA
- a CDS encoding tRNA-specific adenosine deaminase, whose product MSFYNFENTDPEEEDIHYMKLALEEAKKALADDEIPIGAIVVSKNRIIGRGYNLTERFNDVTAHAEMQAFTSAAQTIGGKYLRDCTLYVTIEPCVMCAGASYWTQIGRIVYGAREEKRGFISKNANLLHPKTVLKGGVMAEECATLMKDFFAKKR is encoded by the coding sequence ATGAGTTTTTACAATTTCGAAAATACCGATCCCGAAGAAGAAGATATCCATTATATGAAATTGGCTTTGGAAGAAGCGAAAAAAGCTTTGGCTGATGATGAGATTCCAATCGGCGCTATCGTGGTCAGTAAAAACAGGATTATTGGCCGTGGCTATAATTTAACTGAACGCTTTAACGATGTAACTGCACATGCCGAAATGCAGGCCTTTACTTCTGCCGCACAAACCATTGGCGGGAAATATTTAAGGGATTGTACTTTGTATGTAACCATCGAGCCTTGTGTAATGTGCGCCGGTGCAAGTTATTGGACACAGATTGGTCGCATTGTTTATGGCGCCCGCGAAGAAAAAAGAGGCTTTATATCCAAAAATGCAAATCTGCTTCATCCTAAAACCGTATTAAAAGGAGGTGTAATGGCGGAAGAATGTGCAACGCTGATGAAAGATTTTTTTGCGAAGAAGCGGTAG
- a CDS encoding tRNA-binding protein has product MEQITWGDFEKVELRVGTILEAFEFPEARRPAYKVKVDFGEFGIKMSSAQITKHYTLEELPGKQIVGVINFPKKQIGKFMSEFLVTGFADENGDIVLTAVQSKVPNGSKLV; this is encoded by the coding sequence ATGGAACAGATTACATGGGGCGATTTCGAAAAGGTAGAATTAAGGGTGGGCACCATTTTAGAAGCTTTCGAATTTCCTGAAGCCCGAAGGCCGGCTTATAAAGTAAAGGTAGACTTTGGTGAATTCGGCATAAAAATGAGCAGTGCACAAATTACCAAACATTATACATTGGAAGAATTACCCGGAAAACAGATTGTTGGGGTGATTAACTTTCCTAAAAAACAGATCGGCAAATTTATGTCCGAATTTTTAGTTACTGGTTTTGCCGATGAAAACGGCGATATCGTATTAACAGCTGTGCAAAGTAAAGTGCCTAACGGGAGTAAGTTGGTCTAG
- a CDS encoding carbohydrate kinase produces the protein MYLLGIDLGTSSIKVAVVDATTQRNVASAQYPEEETAIKSLQSGWAEQSPNDWWQNVQQAILKLNSTGLFDPKEIKAIGIAYQMHGLVVVDKNQEVLRDSIIWCDSRAVELGNGAFEAIGNEKSLKHLLNSPGNFTASKLAWVKANEPDIYSRIDKIMLPGDFIAMKLTGEITTSISALSEGIFWDFENHEISKDVMNYYSISVDLIPTIKPLFSEHGYLKTAIAQALGLTTGIPVAYKSGDQPNNALSLNVLKPGEVAATAGTSGVIYGISDGLTYDKQSRVNTFAHVTFTEEQKHTGVLLCINGTGSMYRWAKHNFAPQSTYAELNNLASKAPIGSNGLKVLPFGNGAERMLNNKYTGAQLLGIDLNRHNPSDIFRAVQEGIAFSFRYGLDIMRENGMKPKVIRAGRANLFLSDVFAQTFVDVTGIPVELYENDGSVGAGIGAGIGAGIFKSAEEAFSNHEVIKTLMPQHPAAYEPIYQDWKEILEKQLAMG, from the coding sequence ATGTATTTATTAGGGATTGATTTAGGTACCTCATCTATAAAGGTTGCGGTTGTTGATGCAACTACGCAAAGAAACGTAGCCAGCGCTCAGTATCCGGAAGAGGAAACGGCCATCAAATCTTTACAGTCGGGCTGGGCAGAACAATCGCCTAACGATTGGTGGCAAAATGTGCAGCAGGCCATCCTCAAATTAAATTCGACAGGCTTATTTGATCCGAAAGAAATTAAAGCCATTGGTATTGCGTACCAAATGCACGGGCTGGTTGTTGTAGATAAAAACCAGGAGGTACTCCGCGATAGTATTATCTGGTGCGATAGCAGGGCTGTGGAGCTAGGTAATGGTGCTTTTGAGGCGATTGGAAACGAAAAATCGTTAAAACATTTATTAAACTCTCCAGGCAACTTTACGGCATCAAAACTGGCCTGGGTAAAAGCAAACGAACCAGACATCTACAGCCGTATCGATAAAATAATGTTGCCCGGCGATTTTATCGCAATGAAATTAACCGGGGAAATTACAACCAGTATTTCTGCATTATCTGAAGGCATTTTTTGGGATTTTGAAAACCACGAAATTTCTAAAGATGTAATGAATTATTATAGCATTTCTGTCGATCTTATTCCAACCATAAAACCTTTATTTTCGGAGCATGGTTATTTAAAGACTGCTATTGCTCAAGCATTGGGCTTAACAACAGGCATTCCGGTTGCCTATAAATCCGGCGATCAGCCCAACAATGCGCTTTCGCTAAATGTATTAAAACCAGGCGAAGTTGCCGCTACAGCCGGCACATCTGGTGTAATTTATGGGATAAGCGACGGTCTTACTTACGATAAACAATCGAGGGTGAATACCTTTGCGCATGTAACCTTTACGGAGGAGCAAAAACACACCGGCGTTTTACTCTGCATTAATGGCACTGGTAGCATGTACCGCTGGGCAAAACATAATTTCGCACCACAATCTACTTACGCGGAACTGAATAACCTGGCATCTAAAGCACCAATAGGTAGTAACGGTTTAAAAGTACTTCCTTTCGGAAACGGTGCCGAACGGATGTTGAATAATAAATATACCGGAGCCCAGTTATTGGGCATCGATTTAAACCGCCACAATCCATCAGATATTTTCAGGGCAGTACAGGAAGGGATTGCCTTCTCTTTCCGTTATGGGCTGGATATTATGCGCGAAAACGGCATGAAACCTAAAGTAATCAGGGCCGGAAGGGCCAACCTGTTTTTAAGTGATGTATTTGCACAAACTTTTGTAGATGTGACCGGCATTCCGGTAGAACTTTACGAAAACGACGGTAGTGTAGGCGCAGGCATAGGTGCAGGGATAGGTGCGGGGATTTTTAAAAGTGCAGAAGAGGCTTTCAGCAATCACGAAGTAATTAAAACTTTAATGCCACAACATCCGGCAGCATATGAACCAATCTACCAGGATTGGAAAGAAATATTAGAGAAACAGTTAGCAATGGGTTAG
- a CDS encoding xylose isomerase yields MTKVVTGATEFFKGIEQIKFEGLGSDNPLAFRWYDANKVVAGKTMNEHFKFACAYWHSFNGNGADPFGGATHIFPWDEKKDAVERAKDKMDAAFEFITKMQIPYYCFHDVDVVDYSDDIAENERRLQALVEYAKQKQADSGVKLLWGTANLFSHRRYMNGASTNPDFHVLAHGAAQVKAALDATIALGGENYVFWGGREGYMSLLNTNMKREQEHLAKFLHTAKDYARKQGFKGTFFIEPKPCEPSKHQYDYDAATVKGFLQQYDLLADFKLNLEVNHATLAGHTFQHELQVAVDNGLLGSIDANRGDYQNGWDTDQFPNDINELTETMLIILEGGGLQGGGVNFDAKIRRNSTDPKDLFYAHIGGMDIFARALITADAILQKSDYKKIRTERYASFDSGKGAEFEQGKLSLEDLRNYAAENGEPAVLSGKQEYLENLINRYI; encoded by the coding sequence ATGACAAAAGTAGTAACAGGAGCAACGGAATTTTTCAAAGGCATTGAACAGATCAAATTTGAAGGTCTGGGAAGCGATAATCCATTAGCATTTAGATGGTATGATGCCAACAAAGTAGTAGCGGGCAAAACCATGAACGAGCATTTTAAATTTGCCTGTGCCTATTGGCATTCGTTCAATGGAAACGGTGCTGATCCTTTTGGTGGTGCAACGCACATTTTCCCCTGGGATGAAAAAAAAGATGCAGTAGAAAGGGCAAAAGATAAAATGGATGCAGCCTTTGAGTTTATCACTAAAATGCAGATCCCTTATTATTGTTTCCATGATGTGGATGTGGTAGATTATAGCGATGATATTGCCGAAAACGAACGCAGGTTACAGGCCCTTGTTGAATATGCCAAACAAAAACAGGCTGATAGCGGCGTAAAACTGTTATGGGGAACCGCCAATTTATTCAGCCATAGGCGTTACATGAATGGTGCGTCGACCAATCCCGATTTCCATGTACTGGCACACGGAGCGGCACAAGTTAAAGCAGCTTTAGATGCTACAATTGCCCTTGGTGGCGAAAATTATGTTTTCTGGGGAGGAAGAGAAGGTTATATGAGCTTATTGAACACCAACATGAAACGTGAGCAGGAACATTTGGCAAAATTTTTACATACCGCCAAAGATTATGCACGCAAACAGGGTTTCAAGGGAACTTTCTTCATTGAACCGAAACCATGTGAGCCTTCTAAACACCAATATGATTACGATGCAGCAACGGTAAAAGGCTTTTTACAACAGTACGATCTGTTAGCCGATTTCAAACTAAATTTAGAAGTGAACCACGCTACCCTGGCCGGTCATACTTTCCAGCATGAATTACAGGTTGCCGTAGATAATGGCTTATTAGGTTCTATCGACGCTAACCGTGGCGATTACCAGAACGGCTGGGATACCGATCAGTTCCCGAACGATATTAACGAACTAACGGAAACCATGTTAATCATTTTAGAAGGTGGTGGCTTACAGGGTGGAGGTGTAAACTTCGATGCGAAAATCCGCCGTAACTCTACTGATCCGAAAGACTTATTCTATGCACATATAGGTGGCATGGACATCTTTGCAAGGGCATTAATCACTGCAGATGCCATTCTTCAAAAATCTGATTACAAAAAAATAAGGACTGAGCGTTACGCTTCATTTGATAGCGGAAAGGGCGCCGAATTTGAACAAGGCAAACTAAGTTTAGAGGACCTGAGAAATTACGCTGCAGAAAACGGCGAACCAGCGGTACTTAGCGGAAAGCAGGAATACCTGGAAAACCTGATCAACAGGTATATTTAA
- a CDS encoding sodium transporter — protein MKNNLLDTKDYIVFAIYFVIVAAYGLYIYNKKKSASTGSKDYFLAEGSLTWWAIGASLIASNISAEQFIGMSGSGFKMGLAIATYEWMAALTLVIVAVFFIPVYLKNKIATMPQFLHQRYNGTVAMIMAVFWLLLYVVVNLTSILYLGALAVSSISGFDLTFCMYAIAAFAIVITLGGMKVIGYTDVIQVFFLILGGLATTYLALNLVSTHYGTSGIFEGYSLMTSKASEHFHMILKPDNENYIDLPGLSVLVGGMWIVNLNYWGCNQYITQRALGADLKTARGGILFAAFLKLLMPIIVVLPGIAAYVLYKDGAFQSEMLQDGSVNPDRAYPVLLNLLPAGLKGLSFAALTAAVVASLAGKANSIATIFTLDIYKKVLKTDASEKNLVFTGKIAVVVAMVLGVVIAPYLGIDKKGGFQYIQEYTGFVSPGIFAMFILGFFWKRATSNAALFATVGGFGLSLLLKVLPTWTDLSWLSGMGFSVKNGVGVYEIPFLDRMGFVFVFCVIGMVIISLFENRNGVNPKGLEIDSKMFKTTTGFAVGSLIIIGLLVALYSVYW, from the coding sequence ATGAAAAACAATTTATTGGACACGAAGGATTACATTGTATTTGCAATCTACTTCGTTATTGTGGCTGCTTACGGTCTGTACATCTACAACAAGAAAAAATCCGCATCCACAGGCTCAAAAGATTATTTCTTAGCTGAAGGTTCACTTACATGGTGGGCAATCGGTGCATCTTTAATCGCCTCTAATATTTCTGCAGAGCAGTTTATCGGCATGAGCGGATCGGGCTTTAAGATGGGATTGGCAATTGCAACTTACGAGTGGATGGCTGCCCTTACACTGGTTATTGTTGCTGTTTTTTTTATTCCGGTTTACCTGAAGAACAAAATTGCCACAATGCCTCAGTTCTTACACCAACGTTACAACGGAACGGTGGCCATGATTATGGCTGTATTCTGGTTATTGTTATACGTAGTGGTAAACTTAACTTCAATCCTTTACTTAGGTGCTTTAGCTGTTAGCAGTATCTCTGGATTCGATTTAACCTTCTGTATGTATGCCATTGCAGCTTTTGCCATTGTAATTACCCTAGGTGGAATGAAAGTAATTGGTTATACCGATGTGATTCAGGTATTTTTCTTAATTCTGGGCGGTTTGGCCACGACATACCTGGCCTTAAACCTGGTTTCTACCCATTATGGTACCTCAGGTATTTTCGAAGGCTATAGCCTGATGACCTCAAAAGCATCAGAACATTTTCACATGATCTTAAAACCTGACAATGAGAATTACATTGATTTACCAGGACTAAGCGTATTAGTAGGTGGTATGTGGATTGTAAACCTTAACTATTGGGGTTGTAACCAGTACATCACGCAACGTGCTTTAGGTGCAGATTTAAAAACGGCCCGTGGTGGTATTTTGTTTGCGGCGTTCTTAAAGTTATTAATGCCGATTATTGTGGTATTACCAGGTATTGCTGCTTATGTATTGTATAAAGACGGCGCTTTCCAATCGGAGATGTTGCAGGATGGGTCTGTTAATCCGGATCGTGCTTACCCGGTTTTGTTAAACTTATTACCTGCCGGATTAAAAGGTTTATCGTTTGCGGCATTAACCGCAGCGGTTGTAGCCTCATTAGCGGGTAAAGCAAACAGTATTGCAACCATTTTTACATTAGATATTTATAAAAAAGTATTAAAAACCGATGCTTCTGAAAAGAACCTCGTTTTTACAGGTAAAATTGCCGTAGTTGTAGCCATGGTATTGGGTGTTGTTATTGCACCATACTTAGGTATCGATAAAAAAGGCGGATTCCAGTATATCCAGGAGTATACAGGTTTTGTGTCTCCAGGTATATTTGCCATGTTTATTCTTGGTTTCTTCTGGAAAAGAGCTACCTCAAACGCAGCGCTATTCGCCACTGTTGGTGGTTTCGGATTATCGTTATTATTAAAGGTTCTTCCTACTTGGACCGATCTTTCCTGGTTATCAGGAATGGGCTTCTCGGTTAAAAACGGAGTTGGTGTTTACGAAATTCCTTTCTTAGATAGAATGGGTTTTGTATTCGTATTCTGTGTGATTGGTATGGTCATTATTAGTTTGTTCGAAAACAGAAATGGTGTTAATCCAAAAGGTCTGGAAATCGATTCGAAAATGTTCAAAACCACCACAGGTTTTGCTGTTGGTTCGTTAATTATTATCGGTTTATTGGTAGCCCTTTACAGTGTATACTGGTAG